From Portunus trituberculatus isolate SZX2019 chromosome 50, ASM1759143v1, whole genome shotgun sequence, the proteins below share one genomic window:
- the LOC123500157 gene encoding zinc finger protein 346-like isoform X4 yields MPSHIWGFVFPLQTGSTGAIVKTGDMVPLHQITDTAAGIPWYVTTSPSFSTSQPAFQRFSLTTTCPASKRNSIASLMSGSGACKLPELVVSDVLGVGLQVLDFTMSYMPTSVPYVPFPAPSPPQPPTMSVAPGNGNIPSPNSAIMASVEMTNDPVTKAVMENVLGRLPTKVKPKVTVRCDVCNLEFYSQAVLDSHLAGSKHQRKVKSADLMKTLEETETGFERDEVSGVIRCIVCDVTVNSPQLLATHIAGNKHKQRAAKRSGESGTAPPTKRPCSGVTGQVSMETATIRNSNGGPQDPTHQANNTSLPKTGNSAGSSSLEIPDCVTKLEETKGGGKYLCNPCQAHCNSEQQLAQHLSSRKHQDKLSGRKPEGGGWRGRRRAAFRGRPGGRGRPSHTYTQPLSSNFVAGGALL; encoded by the exons ATGCCCAGTCACATCTGGGGTTTTGTCTTTCCCTTGCAGACCGGGAGCACCGGTGCTATTGTCAAGACTGGCGACATGGTGCCTCTGCACCAAATAACAGATACAGCTGCTGGCATCCCTTGGTACGTGACCACCTCACCATCATTCAGCACATCCCAGCCTGCCTTCCAACGCTTTAGCCTTACCACCACCTGTCCCGCCTCCAAGAGAAACAGCATAGCGTCGTTGATGAGCGGCTCCGGTGCCTGCAAACTACCCGAG CTGGTGGTGAGTGACGTGCTGGGTGTGGGCCTCCAGGTGCTGGACTTCACTATGAGCTACATGCCAACCTCTGTTCCCTACGTGCCATTCCCCGCCCCATCACCTCCTCAGCCACCCAC GATGAGTGTGGCTCCAGGAAACGGTAACATCCCATCTCCTAATTCAGCAATCATGGCCTCAGTGGAGATGACAAATGACCCTGTAACCAAAGCCGTCATGGAAAATGTATTAGGACGTCTTCCCACCAAGGTGAAGCCAAAG GTCACTGTGCGATGTGATGTCTGCAACCTAGAATTTTATTCACAAGCAGTCTTGGATTCTCATTTAGCAGGCTCCAAGCACCAGCGAAAA GTGAAATCAGCAGACCTCATGAAAACACTAGAAGAAACAGAAACTGGATTTGAGCGAGACGAAGTCAGTGGAGTAATTCGCTGCATTGTTTGTGATGTGACTGTCAACTCGCCACAACTCCTGGCAACTCACATAGCAGGAAACAAACATAAACAGAGGGCTGCCAAGCGTTCTGGGGAATCTGGCACCGCGCCACCGACCAAAAGACCTTGCTCTG GGGTCACAGGCCAAGTTTCAATGGAGACTGCAACTATCAGAAACAGCAATGGTGGGCCTCAAGATCCTACCCACCAGGCAAACAACACTTCACTCCCGAAGACTGGCAATTCAGCAGGCAGCTCCTCTCTAGAAATTCCTGATTGTGTTACGAAGTTGGAAGAAACAAAGGGAGGTGGAAAATATCTCTGTAACCCTTGCCAAGCACATTGTAACTCAGAGCAGCAGCTAGCACAG CACTTATCCTCCCGAAAACATCAAGACAAATTGAGTGGACGCAAGCCAGAAGGAGGTGGTTGGAGAGGACGACGGCGGGCAGCCTTCCGTGGCAGACCTGGTGGCAGAGGCCGGCCTTCCCACACTTACACACAACCACTCTCCTCAAACTTTGTGGCTGGAGGAGCCTTGCTGTGA
- the LOC123500157 gene encoding zinc finger protein 346-like isoform X5 gives MATGSTGAIVKTGDMVPLHQITDTAAGIPWYVTTSPSFSTSQPAFQRFSLTTTCPASKRNSIASLMSGSGACKLPELVVSDVLGVGLQVLDFTMSYMPTSVPYVPFPAPSPPQPPTMSVAPGNGNIPSPNSAIMASVEMTNDPVTKAVMENVLGRLPTKVKPKVTVRCDVCNLEFYSQAVLDSHLAGSKHQRKVKSADLMKTLEETETGFERDEVSGVIRCIVCDVTVNSPQLLATHIAGNKHKQRAAKRSGESGTAPPTKRPCSGVTGQVSMETATIRNSNGGPQDPTHQANNTSLPKTGNSAGSSSLEIPDCVTKLEETKGGGKYLCNPCQAHCNSEQQLAQHLSSRKHQDKLSGRKPEGGGWRGRRRAAFRGRPGGRGRPSHTYTQPLSSNFVAGGALL, from the exons ATGGCG ACCGGGAGCACCGGTGCTATTGTCAAGACTGGCGACATGGTGCCTCTGCACCAAATAACAGATACAGCTGCTGGCATCCCTTGGTACGTGACCACCTCACCATCATTCAGCACATCCCAGCCTGCCTTCCAACGCTTTAGCCTTACCACCACCTGTCCCGCCTCCAAGAGAAACAGCATAGCGTCGTTGATGAGCGGCTCCGGTGCCTGCAAACTACCCGAG CTGGTGGTGAGTGACGTGCTGGGTGTGGGCCTCCAGGTGCTGGACTTCACTATGAGCTACATGCCAACCTCTGTTCCCTACGTGCCATTCCCCGCCCCATCACCTCCTCAGCCACCCAC GATGAGTGTGGCTCCAGGAAACGGTAACATCCCATCTCCTAATTCAGCAATCATGGCCTCAGTGGAGATGACAAATGACCCTGTAACCAAAGCCGTCATGGAAAATGTATTAGGACGTCTTCCCACCAAGGTGAAGCCAAAG GTCACTGTGCGATGTGATGTCTGCAACCTAGAATTTTATTCACAAGCAGTCTTGGATTCTCATTTAGCAGGCTCCAAGCACCAGCGAAAA GTGAAATCAGCAGACCTCATGAAAACACTAGAAGAAACAGAAACTGGATTTGAGCGAGACGAAGTCAGTGGAGTAATTCGCTGCATTGTTTGTGATGTGACTGTCAACTCGCCACAACTCCTGGCAACTCACATAGCAGGAAACAAACATAAACAGAGGGCTGCCAAGCGTTCTGGGGAATCTGGCACCGCGCCACCGACCAAAAGACCTTGCTCTG GGGTCACAGGCCAAGTTTCAATGGAGACTGCAACTATCAGAAACAGCAATGGTGGGCCTCAAGATCCTACCCACCAGGCAAACAACACTTCACTCCCGAAGACTGGCAATTCAGCAGGCAGCTCCTCTCTAGAAATTCCTGATTGTGTTACGAAGTTGGAAGAAACAAAGGGAGGTGGAAAATATCTCTGTAACCCTTGCCAAGCACATTGTAACTCAGAGCAGCAGCTAGCACAG CACTTATCCTCCCGAAAACATCAAGACAAATTGAGTGGACGCAAGCCAGAAGGAGGTGGTTGGAGAGGACGACGGCGGGCAGCCTTCCGTGGCAGACCTGGTGGCAGAGGCCGGCCTTCCCACACTTACACACAACCACTCTCCTCAAACTTTGTGGCTGGAGGAGCCTTGCTGTGA
- the LOC123500157 gene encoding zinc finger protein 385D-like isoform X1, with the protein MPSHIWGFVFPLQTGSTGAIVKTGDMVPLHQITDTAAGIPWYVTTSPSFSTSQPAFQRFSLTTTCPASKRNSIASLMSGSGACKLPELVVSDVLGVGLQVLDFTMSYMPTSVPYVPFPAPSPPQPPTMSVAPGNGNIPSPNSAIMASVEMTNDPVTKAVMENVLGRLPTKVKPKVTVRCDVCNLEFYSQAVLDSHLAGSKHQRKVKSADLMKTLEETETGFERDEVSGVIRCIVCDVTVNSPQLLATHIAGNKHKQRAAKRSGESGTAPPTKRPCSGVTGQVSMETATIRNSNGGPQDPTHQANNTSLPKTGNSAGSSSLEIPDCVTKLEETKGGGKYLCNPCQAHCNSEQQLAQHLTSRKHQDKLSGRKPERGGWRGRRRPGFRGRPYGRNIHLSSRKHQDKLSGRKPEGGGWRGRRRAAFRGRPGGRGRPSHTYTQPLSSNFVAGGALL; encoded by the exons ATGCCCAGTCACATCTGGGGTTTTGTCTTTCCCTTGCAGACCGGGAGCACCGGTGCTATTGTCAAGACTGGCGACATGGTGCCTCTGCACCAAATAACAGATACAGCTGCTGGCATCCCTTGGTACGTGACCACCTCACCATCATTCAGCACATCCCAGCCTGCCTTCCAACGCTTTAGCCTTACCACCACCTGTCCCGCCTCCAAGAGAAACAGCATAGCGTCGTTGATGAGCGGCTCCGGTGCCTGCAAACTACCCGAG CTGGTGGTGAGTGACGTGCTGGGTGTGGGCCTCCAGGTGCTGGACTTCACTATGAGCTACATGCCAACCTCTGTTCCCTACGTGCCATTCCCCGCCCCATCACCTCCTCAGCCACCCAC GATGAGTGTGGCTCCAGGAAACGGTAACATCCCATCTCCTAATTCAGCAATCATGGCCTCAGTGGAGATGACAAATGACCCTGTAACCAAAGCCGTCATGGAAAATGTATTAGGACGTCTTCCCACCAAGGTGAAGCCAAAG GTCACTGTGCGATGTGATGTCTGCAACCTAGAATTTTATTCACAAGCAGTCTTGGATTCTCATTTAGCAGGCTCCAAGCACCAGCGAAAA GTGAAATCAGCAGACCTCATGAAAACACTAGAAGAAACAGAAACTGGATTTGAGCGAGACGAAGTCAGTGGAGTAATTCGCTGCATTGTTTGTGATGTGACTGTCAACTCGCCACAACTCCTGGCAACTCACATAGCAGGAAACAAACATAAACAGAGGGCTGCCAAGCGTTCTGGGGAATCTGGCACCGCGCCACCGACCAAAAGACCTTGCTCTG GGGTCACAGGCCAAGTTTCAATGGAGACTGCAACTATCAGAAACAGCAATGGTGGGCCTCAAGATCCTACCCACCAGGCAAACAACACTTCACTCCCGAAGACTGGCAATTCAGCAGGCAGCTCCTCTCTAGAAATTCCTGATTGTGTTACGAAGTTGGAAGAAACAAAGGGAGGTGGAAAATATCTCTGTAACCCTTGCCAAGCACATTGTAACTCAGAGCAGCAGCTAGCACAG CACTTGACTTCACGAAAACATCAAGATAAGTTGAGTGGACGGAAGCCAGAAAGAGGAGGTTGGAGAGGACGGCGACGGCCAGGCTTCCGTGGCAGACCTTATGGAAGAAATATT CACTTATCCTCCCGAAAACATCAAGACAAATTGAGTGGACGCAAGCCAGAAGGAGGTGGTTGGAGAGGACGACGGCGGGCAGCCTTCCGTGGCAGACCTGGTGGCAGAGGCCGGCCTTCCCACACTTACACACAACCACTCTCCTCAAACTTTGTGGCTGGAGGAGCCTTGCTGTGA
- the LOC123500157 gene encoding zinc finger protein 385D-like isoform X3 — MVPLHQITDTAAGIPWYVTTSPSFSTSQPAFQRFSLTTTCPASKRNSIASLMSGSGACKLPELVVSDVLGVGLQVLDFTMSYMPTSVPYVPFPAPSPPQPPTMSVAPGNGNIPSPNSAIMASVEMTNDPVTKAVMENVLGRLPTKVKPKVTVRCDVCNLEFYSQAVLDSHLAGSKHQRKVKSADLMKTLEETETGFERDEVSGVIRCIVCDVTVNSPQLLATHIAGNKHKQRAAKRSGESGTAPPTKRPCSGVTGQVSMETATIRNSNGGPQDPTHQANNTSLPKTGNSAGSSSLEIPDCVTKLEETKGGGKYLCNPCQAHCNSEQQLAQHLTSRKHQDKLSGRKPERGGWRGRRRPGFRGRPYGRNIHLSSRKHQDKLSGRKPEGGGWRGRRRAAFRGRPGGRGRPSHTYTQPLSSNFVAGGALL, encoded by the exons ATGGTGCCTCTGCACCAAATAACAGATACAGCTGCTGGCATCCCTTGGTACGTGACCACCTCACCATCATTCAGCACATCCCAGCCTGCCTTCCAACGCTTTAGCCTTACCACCACCTGTCCCGCCTCCAAGAGAAACAGCATAGCGTCGTTGATGAGCGGCTCCGGTGCCTGCAAACTACCCGAG CTGGTGGTGAGTGACGTGCTGGGTGTGGGCCTCCAGGTGCTGGACTTCACTATGAGCTACATGCCAACCTCTGTTCCCTACGTGCCATTCCCCGCCCCATCACCTCCTCAGCCACCCAC GATGAGTGTGGCTCCAGGAAACGGTAACATCCCATCTCCTAATTCAGCAATCATGGCCTCAGTGGAGATGACAAATGACCCTGTAACCAAAGCCGTCATGGAAAATGTATTAGGACGTCTTCCCACCAAGGTGAAGCCAAAG GTCACTGTGCGATGTGATGTCTGCAACCTAGAATTTTATTCACAAGCAGTCTTGGATTCTCATTTAGCAGGCTCCAAGCACCAGCGAAAA GTGAAATCAGCAGACCTCATGAAAACACTAGAAGAAACAGAAACTGGATTTGAGCGAGACGAAGTCAGTGGAGTAATTCGCTGCATTGTTTGTGATGTGACTGTCAACTCGCCACAACTCCTGGCAACTCACATAGCAGGAAACAAACATAAACAGAGGGCTGCCAAGCGTTCTGGGGAATCTGGCACCGCGCCACCGACCAAAAGACCTTGCTCTG GGGTCACAGGCCAAGTTTCAATGGAGACTGCAACTATCAGAAACAGCAATGGTGGGCCTCAAGATCCTACCCACCAGGCAAACAACACTTCACTCCCGAAGACTGGCAATTCAGCAGGCAGCTCCTCTCTAGAAATTCCTGATTGTGTTACGAAGTTGGAAGAAACAAAGGGAGGTGGAAAATATCTCTGTAACCCTTGCCAAGCACATTGTAACTCAGAGCAGCAGCTAGCACAG CACTTGACTTCACGAAAACATCAAGATAAGTTGAGTGGACGGAAGCCAGAAAGAGGAGGTTGGAGAGGACGGCGACGGCCAGGCTTCCGTGGCAGACCTTATGGAAGAAATATT CACTTATCCTCCCGAAAACATCAAGACAAATTGAGTGGACGCAAGCCAGAAGGAGGTGGTTGGAGAGGACGACGGCGGGCAGCCTTCCGTGGCAGACCTGGTGGCAGAGGCCGGCCTTCCCACACTTACACACAACCACTCTCCTCAAACTTTGTGGCTGGAGGAGCCTTGCTGTGA
- the LOC123500157 gene encoding zinc finger protein 385D-like isoform X2, which produces MATGSTGAIVKTGDMVPLHQITDTAAGIPWYVTTSPSFSTSQPAFQRFSLTTTCPASKRNSIASLMSGSGACKLPELVVSDVLGVGLQVLDFTMSYMPTSVPYVPFPAPSPPQPPTMSVAPGNGNIPSPNSAIMASVEMTNDPVTKAVMENVLGRLPTKVKPKVTVRCDVCNLEFYSQAVLDSHLAGSKHQRKVKSADLMKTLEETETGFERDEVSGVIRCIVCDVTVNSPQLLATHIAGNKHKQRAAKRSGESGTAPPTKRPCSGVTGQVSMETATIRNSNGGPQDPTHQANNTSLPKTGNSAGSSSLEIPDCVTKLEETKGGGKYLCNPCQAHCNSEQQLAQHLTSRKHQDKLSGRKPERGGWRGRRRPGFRGRPYGRNIHLSSRKHQDKLSGRKPEGGGWRGRRRAAFRGRPGGRGRPSHTYTQPLSSNFVAGGALL; this is translated from the exons ATGGCG ACCGGGAGCACCGGTGCTATTGTCAAGACTGGCGACATGGTGCCTCTGCACCAAATAACAGATACAGCTGCTGGCATCCCTTGGTACGTGACCACCTCACCATCATTCAGCACATCCCAGCCTGCCTTCCAACGCTTTAGCCTTACCACCACCTGTCCCGCCTCCAAGAGAAACAGCATAGCGTCGTTGATGAGCGGCTCCGGTGCCTGCAAACTACCCGAG CTGGTGGTGAGTGACGTGCTGGGTGTGGGCCTCCAGGTGCTGGACTTCACTATGAGCTACATGCCAACCTCTGTTCCCTACGTGCCATTCCCCGCCCCATCACCTCCTCAGCCACCCAC GATGAGTGTGGCTCCAGGAAACGGTAACATCCCATCTCCTAATTCAGCAATCATGGCCTCAGTGGAGATGACAAATGACCCTGTAACCAAAGCCGTCATGGAAAATGTATTAGGACGTCTTCCCACCAAGGTGAAGCCAAAG GTCACTGTGCGATGTGATGTCTGCAACCTAGAATTTTATTCACAAGCAGTCTTGGATTCTCATTTAGCAGGCTCCAAGCACCAGCGAAAA GTGAAATCAGCAGACCTCATGAAAACACTAGAAGAAACAGAAACTGGATTTGAGCGAGACGAAGTCAGTGGAGTAATTCGCTGCATTGTTTGTGATGTGACTGTCAACTCGCCACAACTCCTGGCAACTCACATAGCAGGAAACAAACATAAACAGAGGGCTGCCAAGCGTTCTGGGGAATCTGGCACCGCGCCACCGACCAAAAGACCTTGCTCTG GGGTCACAGGCCAAGTTTCAATGGAGACTGCAACTATCAGAAACAGCAATGGTGGGCCTCAAGATCCTACCCACCAGGCAAACAACACTTCACTCCCGAAGACTGGCAATTCAGCAGGCAGCTCCTCTCTAGAAATTCCTGATTGTGTTACGAAGTTGGAAGAAACAAAGGGAGGTGGAAAATATCTCTGTAACCCTTGCCAAGCACATTGTAACTCAGAGCAGCAGCTAGCACAG CACTTGACTTCACGAAAACATCAAGATAAGTTGAGTGGACGGAAGCCAGAAAGAGGAGGTTGGAGAGGACGGCGACGGCCAGGCTTCCGTGGCAGACCTTATGGAAGAAATATT CACTTATCCTCCCGAAAACATCAAGACAAATTGAGTGGACGCAAGCCAGAAGGAGGTGGTTGGAGAGGACGACGGCGGGCAGCCTTCCGTGGCAGACCTGGTGGCAGAGGCCGGCCTTCCCACACTTACACACAACCACTCTCCTCAAACTTTGTGGCTGGAGGAGCCTTGCTGTGA
- the LOC123500157 gene encoding zinc finger protein 385B-like isoform X7 yields the protein MSYMPTSVPYVPFPAPSPPQPPTMSVAPGNGNIPSPNSAIMASVEMTNDPVTKAVMENVLGRLPTKVKPKVTVRCDVCNLEFYSQAVLDSHLAGSKHQRKVKSADLMKTLEETETGFERDEVSGVIRCIVCDVTVNSPQLLATHIAGNKHKQRAAKRSGESGTAPPTKRPCSGVTGQVSMETATIRNSNGGPQDPTHQANNTSLPKTGNSAGSSSLEIPDCVTKLEETKGGGKYLCNPCQAHCNSEQQLAQHLTSRKHQDKLSGRKPERGGWRGRRRPGFRGRPYGRNIHLSSRKHQDKLSGRKPEGGGWRGRRRAAFRGRPGGRGRPSHTYTQPLSSNFVAGGALL from the exons ATGAGCTACATGCCAACCTCTGTTCCCTACGTGCCATTCCCCGCCCCATCACCTCCTCAGCCACCCAC GATGAGTGTGGCTCCAGGAAACGGTAACATCCCATCTCCTAATTCAGCAATCATGGCCTCAGTGGAGATGACAAATGACCCTGTAACCAAAGCCGTCATGGAAAATGTATTAGGACGTCTTCCCACCAAGGTGAAGCCAAAG GTCACTGTGCGATGTGATGTCTGCAACCTAGAATTTTATTCACAAGCAGTCTTGGATTCTCATTTAGCAGGCTCCAAGCACCAGCGAAAA GTGAAATCAGCAGACCTCATGAAAACACTAGAAGAAACAGAAACTGGATTTGAGCGAGACGAAGTCAGTGGAGTAATTCGCTGCATTGTTTGTGATGTGACTGTCAACTCGCCACAACTCCTGGCAACTCACATAGCAGGAAACAAACATAAACAGAGGGCTGCCAAGCGTTCTGGGGAATCTGGCACCGCGCCACCGACCAAAAGACCTTGCTCTG GGGTCACAGGCCAAGTTTCAATGGAGACTGCAACTATCAGAAACAGCAATGGTGGGCCTCAAGATCCTACCCACCAGGCAAACAACACTTCACTCCCGAAGACTGGCAATTCAGCAGGCAGCTCCTCTCTAGAAATTCCTGATTGTGTTACGAAGTTGGAAGAAACAAAGGGAGGTGGAAAATATCTCTGTAACCCTTGCCAAGCACATTGTAACTCAGAGCAGCAGCTAGCACAG CACTTGACTTCACGAAAACATCAAGATAAGTTGAGTGGACGGAAGCCAGAAAGAGGAGGTTGGAGAGGACGGCGACGGCCAGGCTTCCGTGGCAGACCTTATGGAAGAAATATT CACTTATCCTCCCGAAAACATCAAGACAAATTGAGTGGACGCAAGCCAGAAGGAGGTGGTTGGAGAGGACGACGGCGGGCAGCCTTCCGTGGCAGACCTGGTGGCAGAGGCCGGCCTTCCCACACTTACACACAACCACTCTCCTCAAACTTTGTGGCTGGAGGAGCCTTGCTGTGA
- the LOC123500157 gene encoding zinc finger protein 385B-like isoform X6 → MAETMTVSLRSAFWPKKTLVVCMLVVSDVLGVGLQVLDFTMSYMPTSVPYVPFPAPSPPQPPTMSVAPGNGNIPSPNSAIMASVEMTNDPVTKAVMENVLGRLPTKVKPKVTVRCDVCNLEFYSQAVLDSHLAGSKHQRKVKSADLMKTLEETETGFERDEVSGVIRCIVCDVTVNSPQLLATHIAGNKHKQRAAKRSGESGTAPPTKRPCSGVTGQVSMETATIRNSNGGPQDPTHQANNTSLPKTGNSAGSSSLEIPDCVTKLEETKGGGKYLCNPCQAHCNSEQQLAQHLTSRKHQDKLSGRKPERGGWRGRRRPGFRGRPYGRNIHLSSRKHQDKLSGRKPEGGGWRGRRRAAFRGRPGGRGRPSHTYTQPLSSNFVAGGALL, encoded by the exons ATGGCAGAGACGATGACGGTGTCCCTCCGGTCGGCCTTTTGGCCAAAAAAAACTCTGGTAGTGTGCATG CTGGTGGTGAGTGACGTGCTGGGTGTGGGCCTCCAGGTGCTGGACTTCACTATGAGCTACATGCCAACCTCTGTTCCCTACGTGCCATTCCCCGCCCCATCACCTCCTCAGCCACCCAC GATGAGTGTGGCTCCAGGAAACGGTAACATCCCATCTCCTAATTCAGCAATCATGGCCTCAGTGGAGATGACAAATGACCCTGTAACCAAAGCCGTCATGGAAAATGTATTAGGACGTCTTCCCACCAAGGTGAAGCCAAAG GTCACTGTGCGATGTGATGTCTGCAACCTAGAATTTTATTCACAAGCAGTCTTGGATTCTCATTTAGCAGGCTCCAAGCACCAGCGAAAA GTGAAATCAGCAGACCTCATGAAAACACTAGAAGAAACAGAAACTGGATTTGAGCGAGACGAAGTCAGTGGAGTAATTCGCTGCATTGTTTGTGATGTGACTGTCAACTCGCCACAACTCCTGGCAACTCACATAGCAGGAAACAAACATAAACAGAGGGCTGCCAAGCGTTCTGGGGAATCTGGCACCGCGCCACCGACCAAAAGACCTTGCTCTG GGGTCACAGGCCAAGTTTCAATGGAGACTGCAACTATCAGAAACAGCAATGGTGGGCCTCAAGATCCTACCCACCAGGCAAACAACACTTCACTCCCGAAGACTGGCAATTCAGCAGGCAGCTCCTCTCTAGAAATTCCTGATTGTGTTACGAAGTTGGAAGAAACAAAGGGAGGTGGAAAATATCTCTGTAACCCTTGCCAAGCACATTGTAACTCAGAGCAGCAGCTAGCACAG CACTTGACTTCACGAAAACATCAAGATAAGTTGAGTGGACGGAAGCCAGAAAGAGGAGGTTGGAGAGGACGGCGACGGCCAGGCTTCCGTGGCAGACCTTATGGAAGAAATATT CACTTATCCTCCCGAAAACATCAAGACAAATTGAGTGGACGCAAGCCAGAAGGAGGTGGTTGGAGAGGACGACGGCGGGCAGCCTTCCGTGGCAGACCTGGTGGCAGAGGCCGGCCTTCCCACACTTACACACAACCACTCTCCTCAAACTTTGTGGCTGGAGGAGCCTTGCTGTGA